A genomic region of Staphylococcus roterodami contains the following coding sequences:
- a CDS encoding septum formation initiator family protein produces MKNKVEHIENQYTSQENKKKQRQKMKMRVVRRRITVFAGVLLAIIIILSILLVVQKHRNDVDAKERKAKEEQFQKQQNEEIALKEKLNNLNDKDYIEKIARDDYYLSNKGEVIFRLPNDKGSSNSDSSKK; encoded by the coding sequence ATGAAAAATAAAGTAGAGCATATAGAAAATCAGTATACATCACAAGAAAATAAGAAAAAACAACGTCAAAAAATGAAGATGCGTGTAGTTCGAAGACGAATCACGGTTTTTGCGGGTGTATTACTTGCGATAATTATTATTTTATCAATCTTGCTTGTTGTCCAAAAACACCGTAATGATGTTGATGCAAAAGAACGAAAAGCGAAAGAAGAACAATTTCAAAAGCAACAAAATGAAGAAATAGCATTAAAAGAGAAATTGAATAATCTAAATGACAAAGATTACATTGAAAAAATTGCACGTGATGATTATTACTTAAGCAATAAAGGGGAAGTAATATTTAGACTTCCTAATGACAAGGGTTCGTCAAACTCTGATTCGTCAAAAAAATAA
- a CDS encoding RNA-binding S4 domain-containing protein, which yields MRLDKYLKVSRLIKRRTLAKEVSDQGRITINGNIAKAGSDVKVEDVLTIRFGQKLVTVKVTALNEHASKDNAKGMYEIIEEQRIDEV from the coding sequence ATGAGATTAGACAAATATTTAAAAGTTTCGAGACTAATTAAAAGACGCACATTAGCTAAAGAAGTAAGCGATCAAGGACGAATCACAATCAATGGCAATATTGCTAAAGCTGGATCTGATGTCAAAGTAGAAGATGTCTTAACAATTCGCTTCGGTCAGAAATTGGTAACTGTAAAAGTAACAGCATTAAATGAACATGCATCTAAAGATAATGCAAAGGGCATGTATGAAATCATTGAAGAACAAAGAATTGATGAAGTGTAA
- a CDS encoding polysaccharide biosynthesis protein, with product MKHKEAFNGVVVLTAALIVIKILSAVYRIPYQNILGDTGLYAYQQVYPIVALGMILSMNAIPSAITQNIGQYHNDHAYAKAVIYIQMIGISIFVLIFAFANRIAQIMGDIHLTSMIQAASLSFIFIGMLGVLRGYYQTANNMTIPAISQVIEQVIRVGIIIGTIIIFVDKGWNIYEAGTIAILASTIGFLGSSIYLIAHRPFKFKVINNKAKIAWKQLMLSIIIFAISQLIVILWQVIDSITIIQSLQATRVPFNIAITEKGVYDRGASFIQMGLIVTTTFSFALIPLLSDAIKMKKRVLMNRYANASLKITILISTAAGIGLINLLPLMNSVFFKTNDLTLTLSIYMLTVICVSLIMMDMALLQAQHAVRPIFIGIISGLIVKFLLNIIIIRSSGIIGASISTVVSLIIFGAIIHIAVTKKYHLHAMRRFFMNVVFGMVFMSIVVQLVLFIVTTHGRITGLIELLCAAFLGIAALFYYIFKFNVLTYKELTYLPFGSKLYQMKKGRR from the coding sequence ATGAAGCATAAAGAGGCATTTAATGGCGTTGTTGTATTAACTGCTGCATTAATTGTTATAAAGATTCTAAGTGCTGTATATCGTATCCCATATCAAAATATATTAGGTGATACAGGTTTGTATGCCTATCAACAAGTGTATCCTATCGTGGCATTAGGGATGATATTGTCGATGAATGCTATTCCAAGTGCTATTACACAAAACATAGGTCAATATCATAATGACCATGCATATGCGAAAGCTGTCATATATATTCAAATGATTGGTATATCGATATTTGTTTTAATCTTTGCGTTTGCAAATCGTATTGCTCAAATTATGGGAGACATTCATTTGACTTCAATGATTCAGGCCGCAAGTTTAAGCTTTATTTTTATAGGTATGCTTGGTGTTTTAAGAGGTTACTATCAAACAGCAAATAATATGACGATTCCAGCTATTTCCCAGGTTATAGAACAAGTGATTCGTGTAGGTATCATTATCGGAACTATTATTATTTTTGTAGATAAAGGATGGAATATTTATGAAGCTGGTACCATTGCTATTTTAGCATCAACAATTGGATTTCTAGGTTCATCGATATATTTAATTGCACATAGACCGTTTAAATTTAAAGTGATAAATAATAAAGCAAAGATAGCTTGGAAACAGCTTATGCTTTCAATTATCATTTTCGCGATAAGTCAACTCATCGTTATTTTGTGGCAAGTGATCGATAGTATAACGATTATTCAATCATTACAAGCAACACGTGTACCATTTAATATTGCTATTACTGAAAAAGGTGTTTATGATCGAGGTGCCTCATTCATTCAAATGGGTTTAATTGTAACGACAACGTTTAGTTTTGCATTAATCCCTTTACTAAGTGATGCTATTAAAATGAAAAAGCGCGTATTAATGAATCGTTATGCAAATGCTTCTTTGAAAATTACAATTTTAATTAGTACAGCAGCAGGTATCGGATTAATCAATTTATTACCTTTGATGAATAGCGTGTTTTTTAAAACAAATGATTTAACGTTAACATTAAGTATTTATATGCTTACAGTGATTTGTGTGTCTTTAATTATGATGGATATGGCATTGTTACAAGCGCAACATGCTGTGAGACCTATATTTATTGGTATAATCTCAGGATTAATAGTTAAATTTTTACTTAATATAATTATAATTCGTTCAAGTGGCATTATTGGTGCAAGTATAAGTACTGTTGTATCATTAATTATATTCGGTGCAATTATTCACATTGCTGTAACTAAAAAGTATCATTTGCATGCGATGCGACGATTTTTCATGAATGTCGTTTTCGGCATGGTATTCATGTCAATCGTTGTCCAACTCGTTTTATTTATAGTGACCACACACGGTCGAATAACTGGACTAATTGAATTATTATGTGCAGCCTTTTTAGGTATTGCAGCATTGTTTTACTATATTTTTAAATTTAATGTATTGACGTATAAAGAGTTAACTTATTTACCATTCGGTTCTAAATTGTATCAAATGAAGAAAGGAAGACGTTGA
- a CDS encoding S1 domain-containing RNA-binding protein, with protein MSIEVGNKLKGKVTGIKKFGAFVELPEGKSGLVHISEVADNYVENVEEHLTVGDEVDVKVLSIADDGKISLSIKKAKDRPRRQHTSKPSHHKPVQKAEDFEKKLSNFLKDSEDKLTSIKRQTESRRGGKGSRR; from the coding sequence ATGTCAATCGAAGTTGGAAATAAGCTTAAAGGTAAAGTCACTGGTATCAAAAAGTTTGGTGCATTCGTAGAATTACCTGAAGGAAAAAGTGGTTTAGTTCACATTAGTGAAGTAGCAGATAATTATGTTGAAAACGTAGAAGAGCACTTAACTGTAGGTGATGAAGTCGACGTAAAAGTATTATCAATTGCTGATGATGGCAAAATTAGTCTTTCAATTAAAAAAGCGAAAGATCGTCCACGTAGACAACATACAAGTAAACCAAGTCACCATAAACCAGTACAAAAAGCCGAAGATTTTGAAAAGAAATTAAGCAATTTCTTAAAAGATAGTGAAGACAAATTAACTTCAATCAAACGTCAAACAGAATCTAGACGCGGTGGCAAAGGTTCTAGACGTTAA
- a CDS encoding SAM-dependent methyltransferase — protein sequence MAHTITIVGLGNYDIDDLPLGIYKFLKTQDIVYARTMDHPVVQSLKDELAFESFDYVYEEHDQFEDVYDEIVEKLIAFASEKDIVYAVPGHPRVAETTTVKLQAFADKQANINVVILGGKSFIDDVFEAVNIDPNDGFTLLDATSLQEVTLNVRTHTLITQVYSAMVAADLKITLMERYPDDYPVQIVTGAHSNGAENVVTCPLYELDHDEKAFNNLTSIFIPKITTQAYLYNDFDFATEVIDTLVDDEKGCPWDKAQTHDTLKRYLLEETFELFEAIDNEDDWHMIEELGDILLQVLLHTSIGKKEGYMDIKEVITGLNTKMIHRHPHIFGNAHAESIEDLKEIWSKAKEAEGKQSRVKFEKVFAEHFLNLYEETKGKSLDEAELKQWLEKGERNK from the coding sequence ATGGCACATACCATTACGATTGTTGGCTTAGGTAATTATGATATAGATGATTTACCACTAGGAATATATAAATTTTTGAAGACGCAGGACATTGTCTATGCTAGGACGATGGACCATCCGGTTGTTCAATCTTTGAAAGATGAATTGGCATTTGAAAGTTTTGATTACGTTTATGAAGAACATGACCAGTTTGAAGATGTCTATGATGAAATTGTAGAGAAATTGATCGCGTTTGCTTCTGAAAAAGATATTGTTTATGCGGTTCCAGGGCATCCAAGAGTTGCTGAGACGACTACAGTAAAATTGCAAGCATTTGCGGATAAGCAGGCTAATATTAATGTAGTGATTTTAGGTGGAAAAAGCTTTATAGATGACGTATTTGAAGCTGTAAATATTGATCCAAATGATGGATTTACTTTGTTAGATGCTACATCTTTGCAAGAAGTGACATTGAATGTTAGGACTCATACATTGATTACTCAAGTTTACAGTGCGATGGTAGCTGCTGATTTAAAAATTACGTTAATGGAACGTTATCCAGATGATTACCCTGTTCAAATTGTTACGGGTGCACACAGCAATGGCGCTGAAAATGTTGTGACTTGCCCTTTATATGAATTAGATCACGATGAAAAGGCGTTCAATAATTTAACAAGTATATTTATTCCGAAAATAACGACACAAGCATATTTGTATAATGACTTTGATTTTGCAACAGAGGTGATTGATACTTTAGTTGATGATGAAAAAGGTTGCCCATGGGATAAAGCACAAACACACGATACTTTAAAACGATATTTACTTGAAGAAACCTTTGAATTATTCGAAGCTATTGACAATGAAGATGATTGGCATATGATTGAAGAGTTAGGAGATATTTTACTACAAGTGTTATTGCATACAAGTATTGGTAAAAAAGAAGGGTATATGGATATAAAAGAAGTCATTACGGGCTTAAATACAAAAATGATTCATAGGCACCCACATATATTTGGCAATGCACATGCTGAATCGATTGAAGATTTGAAAGAGATATGGTCGAAAGCTAAAGAAGCTGAAGGTAAACAATCAAGAGTTAAGTTTGAAAAAGTATTTGCTGAACATTTTTTAAACTTATATGAAGAGACTAAAGGTAAATCATTAGATGAAGCTGAGTTGAAACAATGGTTAGAAAAGGGGGAGCGCAATAAATGA